From a single Nostoc edaphicum CCNP1411 genomic region:
- a CDS encoding aspartate ammonia-lyase gives MTEHTDSQFRIERDSMGDRQIASSVYYGIQTLRAIENFPISGIKPLYTYVDAGLIIKKATAIVNGELNCIPQDISQAIVQATDEILAGKFRDQFVVDVYQAGAGTSHHMNINEVLANRALEILGEEKGNYKRVSPNDHVNYGQSTNDVIPTAIRIGGLLALSKTLHPAIDSAIASLENKAVEFQDIVKSGRTHLQDAVPVRLGENFQAWAQILTEHQNRIYTASGDLMVLGLGGSAAGTGLNTHPLYRARVVEVLSKLIETPLEPAPHLMAAMQSMAPFVNVSGALRNLAQDLVKISHDLRLMDSGPKTGLKEIQLPPVQPGSSIMPGKYNPVMAEMTSMVCFQVMGYDSAIALAAQAGQLELNVMMPLIAYNLIHSIEILGNTIAALTERCIEGITANQERCLAYAEGSLALVTALNTHIGYLNAAAVAKESLETGKSLRQIVLERGLMNEAELATVLNLEQMSAILPLSRESKQID, from the coding sequence ATGACTGAACACACAGACTCTCAATTCCGCATCGAACGCGATTCGATGGGCGATCGCCAAATTGCTAGTAGCGTTTATTACGGCATTCAAACGTTACGAGCTATCGAAAACTTTCCTATTAGCGGCATTAAGCCTCTATATACTTACGTAGATGCTGGATTAATCATTAAAAAAGCTACAGCAATTGTCAATGGGGAACTGAATTGCATTCCCCAAGATATTAGTCAGGCGATTGTGCAAGCAACTGATGAAATCCTGGCTGGGAAGTTCCGAGATCAATTTGTCGTGGATGTTTATCAGGCGGGTGCTGGAACGTCCCACCACATGAACATCAACGAAGTTTTAGCAAATCGCGCCTTAGAAATTCTGGGTGAAGAAAAGGGCAATTATAAACGTGTTAGTCCTAACGATCACGTTAATTATGGGCAGTCTACCAATGATGTGATTCCTACGGCAATTAGGATTGGTGGATTATTGGCATTATCTAAGACATTACACCCAGCAATAGATAGTGCGATCGCATCTTTAGAAAACAAAGCTGTAGAATTTCAAGATATCGTCAAATCTGGCAGAACCCATTTACAAGATGCCGTCCCCGTGCGTTTGGGTGAGAATTTCCAGGCTTGGGCACAAATTCTTACAGAACACCAAAATCGGATTTACACCGCCTCTGGTGATTTGATGGTGTTGGGTTTGGGAGGTAGTGCAGCCGGAACGGGGTTAAATACTCATCCTCTATATCGCGCCCGTGTGGTGGAAGTTCTTTCAAAATTGATTGAAACTCCTTTAGAACCTGCGCCCCATCTCATGGCAGCTATGCAGAGTATGGCCCCATTTGTAAATGTTTCCGGTGCTTTACGCAACTTAGCCCAGGATTTAGTCAAAATATCTCACGATTTGCGGCTGATGGATTCGGGGCCAAAAACTGGTTTGAAAGAAATTCAACTCCCACCAGTGCAACCCGGTTCTTCGATTATGCCGGGGAAATATAACCCAGTCATGGCAGAGATGACATCAATGGTGTGTTTTCAGGTGATGGGTTACGATAGTGCGATCGCATTAGCCGCCCAAGCCGGACAATTAGAATTAAATGTGATGATGCCGCTAATAGCCTATAACTTGATTCACAGCATCGAAATTCTAGGTAATACCATCGCTGCACTCACTGAACGCTGCATTGAAGGAATCACAGCAAACCAGGAACGTTGTTTAGCTTATGCCGAAGGTAGTTTAGCCTTAGTAACCGCACTAAATACCCACATTGGTTATTTAAATGCCGCAGCTGTCGCCAAAGAATCTTTAGAAACTGGTAAATCTTTAAGGCAGATTGTTTTAGAACGCGGATTGATGAATGAGGCAGAATTAGCCACAGTGTTAAATCTAGAACAGATGAGTGCTATCTTACCTCTGAGTCGAGAATCAAAGCAGATTGATTAG